In one Bordetella pertussis 18323 genomic region, the following are encoded:
- a CDS encoding heavy metal sensor histidine kinase — translation MRLRTPSMQRRLTLWLGVIALLASSLAGALLFWTLKQEVQRQEITEARGKAELIEHLVGMQSHTSRALSDMLDGIQAGHGHLGIWITSPDGTLRYGNATPEVLSVTDDDEVLLRNADDTRMRGVRLTLPGPPEAGATLTVAVNTLANARFLYAYGTALLLICALWIGATVVLAAWAVRRTLAPVRRLSGQAASIQPEHLDVRLPVVGIDRELSDLVASFNRTLDRLQEAYQQMEGFNADVAHELRTPLATLINGAQVTLSSPRSAEELREALTSNLEELEDLKTLVNDMLFLARADRGEQAADLAPARLEQEALRVAEYFEATLEAQALHVAVQGSATCAANPGLVRRALANLLANAIRATPRGATITVRCAALPDGAARLTVHNPGPPIPAADLPRIFDRFFRSGGARPPRGEGHGLGLAIVRAIARMHNGGVTAASGPAGTEIGFSLGARPAQDDKRVIRATD, via the coding sequence ATGAGGCTGCGCACGCCGTCGATGCAACGGCGGCTGACGCTGTGGCTGGGCGTCATCGCCCTGCTGGCGTCCAGCCTGGCCGGAGCGCTGCTGTTCTGGACGCTGAAACAGGAAGTGCAGCGCCAGGAAATCACCGAGGCGCGCGGCAAGGCCGAACTCATCGAGCACCTGGTGGGCATGCAGTCCCATACGTCGCGGGCGCTCAGCGACATGCTCGACGGCATCCAGGCCGGCCATGGCCACCTGGGCATCTGGATCACCAGCCCGGACGGCACGCTGCGCTATGGCAACGCCACGCCCGAGGTGCTGAGCGTCACGGACGACGACGAAGTGCTGCTGCGCAACGCAGATGACACCCGCATGCGCGGCGTGCGGCTGACCCTGCCGGGCCCGCCCGAGGCCGGCGCCACGCTGACCGTGGCGGTCAATACGCTGGCCAACGCGCGCTTTCTCTATGCCTATGGCACCGCGTTGCTGCTGATCTGCGCGCTGTGGATCGGCGCCACCGTGGTGCTGGCGGCCTGGGCCGTGCGCCGCACGCTGGCGCCGGTGCGGCGGCTCTCCGGCCAGGCGGCCAGCATCCAGCCCGAGCACCTGGACGTGCGCCTGCCGGTGGTGGGCATCGACCGGGAATTGAGCGACCTGGTGGCCTCGTTCAACCGCACCCTGGACCGCCTGCAGGAGGCGTACCAGCAGATGGAGGGCTTCAACGCCGACGTCGCGCACGAGCTGCGCACGCCCCTGGCCACCCTGATCAACGGCGCCCAGGTCACGCTGTCGTCGCCCCGCTCGGCCGAAGAGCTGCGCGAAGCGCTGACCTCCAACCTCGAGGAGCTCGAAGACCTCAAGACGCTGGTCAACGACATGCTGTTCCTGGCACGCGCCGACCGCGGCGAGCAGGCCGCCGACCTGGCGCCCGCACGGCTCGAACAGGAAGCCCTGCGCGTGGCGGAGTATTTCGAAGCCACGCTGGAGGCGCAGGCGCTGCACGTGGCGGTGCAAGGCAGCGCCACGTGCGCCGCCAACCCTGGGCTGGTGCGCCGCGCCCTGGCCAACCTGCTGGCCAACGCGATACGCGCCACGCCGCGCGGCGCCACCATCACCGTGCGCTGCGCCGCCCTGCCCGACGGCGCGGCGCGCCTGACGGTGCACAACCCGGGCCCGCCCATCCCGGCCGCGGACCTGCCGCGCATCTTCGATCGCTTCTTCCGCAGCGGCGGCGCCCGGCCGCCGCGCGGCGAAGGCCACGGCCTGGGCCTGGCCATCGTGCGCGCCATCGCGCGCATGCACAACGGCGGCGTGACGGCGGCCAGCGGCCCGGCAGGTACCGAGATCGGCTTTTCCCTCGGGGCGAGGCCCGCGCAAGATGACAAACGCGTAATCCGGGCGACAGACTGA
- the phoB gene encoding phosphate regulon transcriptional regulator PhoB, protein MSSTILVVEDEPAIQELIAVNLSFAGHKVLRAFDAEQAQTLIRAELPDLILLDWMLPGASGLSLARKLRDEERTRAVPVIMLTAKGAEQDKVDGLEAGADDYITKPFSPKELMARIKAVLRRRAPQLTDDIIDVAGLKLDPVTHRLSGHSQSLSIGPTEFRLLHFFMTHPERVFSRSQLLDQVWGDHVFVEERTVDVHIRRLRKALEPSGHDAHVETVRGSGYRFTAQVPAR, encoded by the coding sequence ATGTCCAGCACCATTCTTGTCGTTGAAGACGAACCCGCCATCCAGGAACTGATCGCCGTGAACCTTTCGTTCGCGGGCCACAAGGTCCTGCGCGCGTTCGATGCCGAACAGGCCCAGACCCTGATCCGCGCCGAGCTGCCCGACCTCATCCTGCTCGACTGGATGCTGCCGGGGGCCTCCGGCCTGTCGCTGGCCCGCAAGCTGCGCGACGAAGAGCGCACCCGCGCCGTCCCGGTCATCATGCTGACGGCCAAGGGCGCCGAACAGGACAAGGTCGACGGCCTGGAGGCGGGCGCCGACGACTACATCACCAAGCCCTTCTCGCCCAAGGAGCTGATGGCGCGCATCAAGGCCGTGCTGCGCCGCCGCGCCCCGCAGCTGACCGACGACATCATCGACGTCGCCGGGCTGAAGCTGGACCCGGTCACCCACCGCCTGTCGGGCCACAGCCAGTCGCTGTCCATCGGGCCCACCGAGTTCCGCCTGCTGCACTTCTTCATGACCCACCCGGAGCGGGTGTTTTCCCGCTCGCAGCTGCTCGACCAGGTGTGGGGCGACCACGTCTTCGTGGAAGAGCGCACGGTGGACGTACATATCCGCCGCCTGCGCAAGGCGCTGGAACCCAGCGGCCATGACGCGCACGTCGAGACGGTGCGCGGCAGCGGCTACCGGTTTACAGCACAGGTGCCGGCGCGCTAA
- a CDS encoding heavy metal response regulator transcription factor, with translation MCILVIEDEPKLADYLHKGLSEQSHIVDVARDGVNGRHLALEGDYELVILDVMLPDIDGFAVLAALRAAARNTPVLMLTARDRVEDRVRGLEGGADDYLVKPFAFSELLARVHALQRRGRSQESTLLRLADLELDLASRKAQRGGRRLDLTAKEFSLLALLLRRQGQILSRTTLAEQVWDMNFDSDTNVIDVAIRRLRGKLDDPYDAKLLHTVRGMGYVLESRPS, from the coding sequence ATGTGCATCCTCGTTATCGAAGACGAGCCCAAGCTGGCCGACTATCTGCACAAGGGCCTGTCCGAGCAAAGCCATATCGTCGACGTCGCGCGCGACGGCGTCAACGGCCGCCACCTGGCGCTCGAGGGCGACTACGAACTGGTCATCCTCGACGTGATGCTGCCCGACATCGACGGCTTCGCCGTCCTGGCGGCGCTGCGCGCGGCCGCGCGCAACACGCCGGTGCTGATGCTGACGGCGCGCGACCGGGTCGAGGACCGCGTGCGCGGGCTGGAAGGCGGCGCCGACGACTACCTGGTCAAGCCGTTCGCGTTCTCCGAGCTCCTGGCGCGCGTGCATGCGCTGCAGCGGCGCGGGCGCAGCCAGGAATCCACCCTGCTGCGCCTGGCCGACCTCGAGCTGGACCTGGCCAGCCGCAAGGCGCAGCGCGGCGGACGCCGCCTGGACCTGACGGCCAAGGAGTTTTCGCTGCTGGCGCTGCTGCTGCGCCGCCAGGGCCAGATCCTGTCGCGCACCACGCTGGCCGAGCAGGTCTGGGACATGAACTTCGACAGCGACACCAACGTCATCGACGTCGCCATCCGCCGGCTGCGCGGCAAGCTGGACGACCCCTACGACGCCAAGCTGCTGCATACCGTGCGCGGCATGGGCTACGTGCTGGAATCGCGCCCGTCATGA
- the thpR gene encoding RNA 2',3'-cyclic phosphodiesterase, giving the protein MLRSCRASDDNARMAHPPTEAAIAPPRLFFALWPDPATAARLADWAVHAQLAYGGRVMRTDTLHLTLAFLGAATPAQVAELGAATAARRIAPATLALARYGLFARQRIVWAGPQQADAALAALHDDLWAWLRALGWPAPQQGFQPHVTLLRNVDAHATAPAPPPPVAWRYDHYALVQSQPWHGRASYL; this is encoded by the coding sequence GTGCTTCGGTCCTGCCGCGCTTCGGACGATAATGCGCGCATGGCCCACCCACCGACCGAAGCGGCGATCGCGCCGCCCCGCCTGTTCTTCGCCTTGTGGCCGGACCCCGCCACGGCGGCCCGGCTGGCGGATTGGGCGGTGCACGCGCAGCTGGCATACGGCGGACGCGTCATGCGCACCGATACCCTGCACCTGACGCTGGCGTTCCTGGGCGCGGCCACGCCCGCGCAGGTCGCCGAGCTGGGCGCCGCCACCGCGGCAAGGCGCATCGCGCCGGCCACCCTGGCGCTGGCCCGCTATGGGCTGTTCGCCCGCCAACGCATCGTGTGGGCCGGCCCGCAGCAAGCCGACGCCGCCCTGGCGGCGCTGCACGACGACTTGTGGGCGTGGCTGCGCGCCCTGGGCTGGCCGGCGCCGCAGCAGGGCTTCCAGCCGCATGTCACGCTGCTGCGCAACGTGGACGCCCATGCCACCGCGCCCGCGCCGCCGCCGCCCGTGGCGTGGCGCTACGACCACTACGCGCTGGTGCAATCGCAGCCCTGGCACGGACGGGCCAGCTACCTGTGA
- a CDS encoding IS481-like element IS481 family transposase — protein MNTHKHARLTFLRRLEMVQQLIAHQVCVPEAARAYGVTAPTVRKWLGRFLAQGQAGLADASSRPTVSPRAIAPAKALAIVELRRKRLTQARIAQALGVSASTVSRVLARAGLSHLADLEPAEPVVRYEHQAPGDLLHIDIKKLGRIQRPGHRVTGNRRDTVEGAGWDFVFVAIDDHARVAFTDIHPDERFPSAVQFLKDAVAYYQRLGVTIQRLLTDNGSAFRSRAFAALCHELGIKHRFTRPYRPQTNGKAERFIQSALREWAYAHTYQNSQHRADAMKSWLHHYNWHRPHQGIGRAVPISRLNLDEYNLLTVHT, from the coding sequence ATGAACACCCATAAGCATGCCCGATTGACCTTCCTACGTCGACTCGAAATGGTCCAGCAATTGATCGCCCATCAAGTTTGTGTGCCTGAAGCGGCCCGCGCCTATGGGGTCACCGCGCCGACTGTGCGCAAATGGCTGGGCCGCTTCCTGGCTCAGGGCCAGGCGGGCTTGGCCGATGCGTCCTCGCGCCCGACGGTCTCGCCCCGAGCGATTGCGCCGGCCAAGGCGCTGGCTATCGTGGAGCTGCGCCGCAAGCGGCTGACCCAAGCGCGCATCGCCCAGGCGCTGGGCGTGTCAGCCAGCACCGTCAGCCGCGTCCTGGCCCGCGCCGGTCTGTCGCACCTGGCCGACCTGGAGCCGGCCGAGCCGGTGGTGCGCTACGAGCATCAGGCCCCCGGCGATCTGCTGCACATCGACATCAAGAAGCTGGGACGTATCCAGCGCCCTGGCCACCGGGTCACGGGCAACCGACGCGATACCGTTGAGGGGGCCGGCTGGGACTTCGTCTTCGTGGCCATCGATGACCACGCCCGCGTGGCCTTCACCGACATCCACCCCGACGAGCGCTTCCCCAGCGCCGTCCAGTTCCTCAAGGACGCAGTGGCCTACTACCAGCGCCTGGGCGTGACCATCCAGCGCTTGCTCACCGACAATGGCTCGGCCTTTCGCAGCCGCGCCTTCGCCGCGCTGTGCCATGAGCTGGGCATCAAGCACCGCTTTACCCGACCTTACCGCCCACAGACCAATGGCAAGGCCGAACGCTTCATCCAGTCGGCCTTGCGTGAGTGGGCTTACGCTCACACCTACCAGAACTCCCAACACCGAGCCGATGCCATGAAATCCTGGCTACACCACTACAACTGGCATCGACCCCACCAAGGCATCGGGCGCGCTGTACCCATCTCCAGACTCAACCTGGACGAATACAACCTATTGACAGTTCACACCTAG
- the ubiB gene encoding ubiquinone biosynthesis regulatory protein kinase UbiB, translating to MNAMLTFLRLLRILLVSLRYGLDELVLSSLNHPLATCLLRIMRLGTRPRAPRGVRLRMALESLGPIFVKFGQVLSTRRDLIPADIANELALLQDRVPPFPSAQAAACIEAALGAPPAQLFAQFDVDPVASASIAQVHFAVLHDGREVAVKVLRPGMLNVIEKDLALLRVVAGVIERLGADGRRLKPREVVAEFDKYLHDELDLVREASNCSQLRRNFGPESGRGEMLIVPEVVWEYTASTVFTMQRMYGIPVGQVDRLRAAGIDIPTLARSGVEIFFTQVFTDGFFHADMHPGNIYVSDAPQTLGRYIALDFGIVGSLSEFDKNYLAQNFLAFFHRDYRRVAQLHIESGWVPPETREEELEGAVRAVCEPYFDRPLAEISLGQVLLRLFQTSRRFNVEIQPQLVLLQKTLLNVEGLGRQLDPNLDLWKTAKPYLEHWMRQRIGLTGLRQSLAKEAGQWSQMLPSLPRLVHEHFSRPNLTPHLLAEMNRLRRAQEQGNRLTAALTAVLAVAVAVALWALNR from the coding sequence ATGAATGCCATGCTGACGTTCCTGCGGCTGCTGCGCATCCTGCTGGTTTCCCTGCGGTATGGACTCGACGAGCTGGTGCTGTCGAGCCTGAACCACCCGCTGGCCACGTGCCTGCTGCGGATCATGCGGCTGGGTACCCGGCCGCGCGCGCCGCGCGGCGTGCGGCTGCGCATGGCGCTGGAGTCGCTCGGGCCGATCTTCGTCAAGTTCGGACAGGTGCTGTCGACGCGTCGCGACCTGATTCCGGCCGATATCGCCAACGAGCTGGCGCTGCTGCAGGATCGCGTGCCGCCATTTCCGTCGGCGCAGGCGGCTGCCTGCATCGAGGCGGCGCTGGGCGCGCCGCCGGCGCAATTGTTCGCCCAGTTCGACGTCGATCCGGTGGCTTCGGCCTCGATCGCCCAGGTGCACTTCGCCGTGCTGCACGACGGCCGCGAGGTGGCGGTCAAGGTGCTGCGTCCGGGCATGCTCAACGTCATCGAAAAGGACCTGGCGCTGCTGCGCGTGGTGGCCGGCGTGATCGAGCGCCTGGGCGCCGACGGCCGGCGGCTGAAGCCGCGCGAGGTCGTGGCCGAGTTCGACAAATACCTGCACGACGAACTCGACCTGGTGCGCGAGGCGTCCAATTGCAGCCAGTTGCGGCGCAACTTCGGCCCGGAGTCGGGCCGCGGCGAGATGCTGATCGTTCCCGAGGTGGTATGGGAGTACACCGCCAGCACGGTGTTCACCATGCAGCGCATGTACGGTATCCCGGTCGGCCAGGTCGACCGCCTGCGCGCCGCCGGTATCGATATCCCGACGCTGGCGCGCAGCGGGGTGGAAATCTTCTTCACCCAGGTCTTCACCGACGGGTTTTTCCACGCCGACATGCACCCGGGCAATATCTACGTGTCCGATGCGCCGCAGACGCTGGGCCGCTATATCGCGCTGGACTTCGGCATCGTCGGCTCGTTGTCCGAGTTCGACAAGAATTACCTGGCGCAGAATTTCCTGGCCTTTTTCCACCGCGACTATCGCCGCGTGGCCCAGCTGCATATCGAGTCGGGCTGGGTGCCGCCCGAAACCCGCGAGGAAGAGCTCGAAGGCGCGGTGCGCGCGGTGTGCGAACCCTATTTCGACCGTCCGCTGGCCGAGATCTCGCTGGGCCAGGTGCTGCTGCGGCTGTTCCAGACCTCGCGCCGCTTCAATGTCGAGATCCAGCCGCAGCTGGTGCTGCTGCAGAAAACCCTGCTCAACGTCGAAGGCCTGGGGCGCCAGCTCGATCCCAACCTGGATCTCTGGAAAACCGCCAAGCCCTATCTCGAGCACTGGATGCGGCAGCGCATCGGCCTGACGGGGCTGCGCCAGAGCCTGGCCAAGGAGGCCGGCCAATGGTCGCAGATGCTGCCATCGTTGCCGCGCCTGGTGCACGAGCATTTCAGCCGTCCCAACCTGACGCCGCACCTGCTGGCCGAGATGAACCGCCTGCGCCGCGCCCAGGAGCAGGGCAATCGGCTGACGGCCGCCCTGACCGCGGTGCTGGCCGTGGCGGTGGCCGTGGCCCTGTGGGCCTTGAACCGGTAG
- a CDS encoding Tim44 domain-containing protein — MSRSRFSRFCAMALVAVAGTAMVGASFDAEARRMGGGSSFGRQSTNITQQRQAVTPPAAGAGSTAGATSAARPATAAAGTAAAGTAAKSGMSRWLGPIAGIAAGLGLAALLSHLGLSGAFAEFMASMLLIALVVFAVIFIVRRLRGGAPRQAMQGAYGAAGGNRPGQPSQQPMWRESLNPAPAQQPAAAPVAAAAPAAAAAALPKAGDDGNWFIPGDFDTPRFLQQAKDQFVRIQGIWDSGEVESLRDFLTDDLISELKPQLEARGAAANKTEVVLLNAELLGIETVSDGHLASVRFSGMLREAPGTEAFRFEEVWNLFKPADGGWLLAGIQQIPVEHAS, encoded by the coding sequence ATGTCCCGATCCCGTTTTTCCCGATTTTGCGCCATGGCGCTGGTCGCCGTCGCCGGCACGGCGATGGTGGGCGCGTCGTTTGACGCGGAGGCCCGCCGCATGGGCGGTGGCTCCAGCTTTGGCCGCCAATCCACCAATATCACCCAGCAGCGCCAGGCCGTGACGCCGCCGGCCGCCGGGGCGGGCTCCACCGCCGGCGCCACCAGCGCCGCGCGTCCGGCTACCGCCGCCGCAGGCACGGCCGCCGCCGGCACCGCCGCCAAGAGCGGCATGTCGCGCTGGCTCGGCCCCATCGCCGGCATCGCCGCCGGCCTGGGCCTGGCCGCGCTGCTGTCGCACCTGGGCCTGTCCGGCGCGTTTGCCGAGTTCATGGCCAGCATGCTGCTGATCGCCCTGGTGGTGTTCGCCGTCATCTTCATCGTGCGCCGGCTGCGCGGCGGCGCGCCGCGCCAGGCCATGCAGGGCGCGTACGGCGCGGCGGGCGGCAACCGTCCCGGCCAACCGTCGCAGCAGCCCATGTGGCGCGAAAGCCTGAACCCGGCGCCTGCCCAGCAGCCCGCCGCGGCGCCGGTCGCTGCCGCGGCGCCCGCCGCAGCGGCAGCCGCGCTGCCCAAGGCCGGCGACGACGGCAACTGGTTCATCCCGGGTGATTTCGACACGCCGCGTTTCCTGCAGCAGGCCAAGGACCAGTTCGTGCGCATCCAGGGCATCTGGGACAGCGGCGAGGTCGAAAGCCTGCGCGACTTCCTGACCGACGACCTGATCAGCGAACTCAAGCCGCAACTGGAAGCGCGCGGCGCCGCCGCCAACAAGACCGAAGTGGTGCTGCTCAACGCCGAGCTGCTCGGCATCGAGACGGTTTCCGATGGCCACCTCGCCAGCGTGCGCTTCTCCGGCATGCTGCGCGAAGCCCCGGGCACCGAGGCGTTCCGCTTCGAGGAAGTCTGGAATCTGTTCAAACCGGCCGACGGCGGCTGGCTGCTGGCAGGTATCCAGCAGATTCCGGTCGAACACGCCAGCTGA
- a CDS encoding SCP2 domain-containing protein → MLPFAALPTLPRIAARALNALLERESWARDRLARHAGKTVRFALGGFALSLTIDSEGRVQEADSAVVPNVTLSAAESSSLARLLPGDGRADFADLTHISGDAALAQVVADLARDLRWDAEDELARVVGDIPAARLLGGARALAGGAREAGGRLARNVSEYLAEESAVLVGRPQWEQWRLDLARFGADSDALARSAAALEARLARLDARRGA, encoded by the coding sequence ATGCTGCCTTTTGCTGCCCTGCCCACCTTGCCGAGGATCGCCGCGCGCGCGCTGAACGCGCTGCTCGAGCGCGAATCCTGGGCGCGCGACCGGCTGGCGCGCCACGCCGGCAAGACCGTGCGGTTCGCGCTGGGCGGGTTCGCGCTGTCGCTGACCATCGATAGCGAGGGGCGGGTGCAGGAGGCCGATTCGGCGGTGGTGCCGAACGTCACGCTGTCGGCGGCCGAATCCTCCAGTCTGGCTCGCCTGCTGCCCGGCGACGGCCGCGCCGATTTCGCCGATCTGACGCATATCTCGGGCGACGCGGCGCTGGCGCAGGTGGTGGCGGACCTGGCGCGCGACCTGCGCTGGGACGCCGAGGACGAGCTGGCCCGCGTGGTCGGCGACATTCCGGCGGCGCGTCTGTTGGGCGGCGCGCGTGCGCTGGCCGGCGGCGCCCGCGAGGCCGGCGGCCGGCTGGCCCGCAACGTTTCCGAATACCTGGCCGAGGAAAGCGCGGTGCTGGTGGGCCGGCCGCAATGGGAGCAATGGCGCCTGGACCTGGCCCGGTTCGGCGCCGACAGCGACGCGCTGGCGCGCTCGGCGGCGGCGCTGGAAGCGCGCCTGGCCCGCCTGGACGCAAGGCGGGGCGCATGA
- a CDS encoding ferritin — protein MLYPELFKTMEAVRWNMASDIPWDDFDGSKLSDEQAHTIKMNAITEWAALPATEMFLRDNRGDSDFFCAFMSVWFFEEQKHSLVLIEYLRRFRPELMPTEEELHKVRFEFDPAPELETLMLHFCGEIRLNHWYRCAADWHTEPVIKAIYRTVAKDEARHAGAYLQYMRRALHNRGDQTSLQARQSFAKIGVLMASASRTAQAMHPTNLHVNKALFPNDTVQSRLPEPGWLEHWLDTQIRFDGTWEGKVATRILHILSKLLDRQFDSVKDLNRYRKEQTGRVLAPQEGLVLAGA, from the coding sequence ATGCTTTACCCTGAACTCTTCAAAACCATGGAAGCGGTGCGCTGGAATATGGCGTCCGATATCCCATGGGACGACTTCGACGGCAGCAAGCTGTCGGACGAGCAAGCCCACACCATCAAGATGAACGCGATCACCGAGTGGGCGGCCTTGCCGGCCACCGAGATGTTCCTGCGCGACAACCGCGGCGACAGCGATTTCTTCTGCGCGTTCATGTCGGTCTGGTTTTTCGAAGAGCAGAAGCATTCGCTGGTCCTGATCGAATACCTGCGCCGCTTCCGGCCGGAACTGATGCCGACCGAAGAGGAGCTACACAAGGTCCGTTTCGAGTTCGACCCGGCCCCGGAGCTGGAGACGCTGATGCTGCATTTCTGCGGCGAGATCCGGCTAAACCACTGGTACCGCTGCGCCGCTGACTGGCACACCGAGCCGGTGATCAAGGCGATCTACCGCACGGTCGCCAAGGACGAGGCGCGCCATGCCGGCGCCTACCTGCAGTACATGCGCCGCGCGCTGCACAATCGCGGCGACCAGACCAGCCTGCAAGCCCGCCAGTCGTTCGCCAAGATCGGCGTGCTGATGGCTTCGGCCAGCCGCACCGCGCAGGCCATGCATCCGACCAACCTGCACGTCAACAAGGCCCTGTTCCCCAACGACACGGTGCAGTCGCGCCTGCCCGAGCCGGGCTGGCTGGAGCACTGGCTCGACACCCAGATCCGTTTCGACGGCACCTGGGAGGGCAAGGTCGCCACCCGCATCCTGCACATCCTGTCCAAGCTGCTCGATCGCCAGTTCGACAGCGTCAAGGACCTGAACCGCTACCGCAAGGAGCAGACCGGCCGCGTGCTGGCGCCCCAGGAAGGCTTGGTGCTGGCCGGGGCCTAG
- the phoR gene encoding phosphate regulon sensor histidine kinase PhoR → MIWLRTLFMIAFWAVMALLAQWLIGDPAGWLLFGAATAAMLLWRSWRLHLVSRWAHDPESAPPAAVGPWDDILAPLYRYTRARARELAETRETMQSMLAAAQALPDGVVTLNEDFQIDWANRMARRHLGLRLPADRGHNLLNLLRAPEFVAYAHRGHWPEPILVRLSLNGQERVMMIHLAGYASNQRLLISRDVTQIERLETTRRDFVANVSHELRTPLTVLAGFLETLRELPAEALPAEQRDQYMAMMHEQARRMQAIVEDLLTLSTLESSPEADPLAVDVGALLRTARQQVEALSNGRHVFEWQIEEGLDVLGSGTELASALSNLLTNAVRYTPDGGRIIVRWRRGADGEALYSVQDTGIGIPARHLPRLTERFYRVDRGRSRAAGGTGLGLAITKHIAMRHDADLLIDSELGKGSTFTLRFPAERVTGEDPDR, encoded by the coding sequence ATGATCTGGCTGCGCACCCTTTTCATGATCGCCTTCTGGGCGGTCATGGCCCTGCTTGCCCAATGGCTGATCGGCGACCCGGCCGGCTGGCTGCTGTTCGGCGCGGCCACGGCGGCCATGCTGCTGTGGCGCAGCTGGCGCCTGCACCTGGTGTCGCGCTGGGCCCATGACCCCGAATCGGCGCCGCCGGCGGCCGTCGGCCCCTGGGACGACATCCTGGCGCCGCTGTATCGCTACACGCGGGCGCGCGCACGCGAACTGGCCGAAACGCGCGAAACCATGCAAAGCATGCTGGCCGCCGCCCAGGCGCTGCCCGACGGCGTGGTCACGCTCAACGAAGATTTCCAGATCGACTGGGCCAACCGCATGGCGCGGCGCCACCTGGGCCTGCGCCTGCCGGCCGACCGCGGCCACAACCTGCTGAACCTGCTGCGCGCCCCCGAATTCGTCGCCTATGCGCATCGCGGGCACTGGCCCGAACCCATCCTGGTGCGCCTGAGCCTGAACGGCCAGGAGCGGGTCATGATGATCCACCTGGCCGGCTACGCCAGCAACCAGCGCCTGCTGATTTCCCGCGATGTCACCCAGATCGAGCGCCTGGAAACCACCCGGCGCGATTTCGTCGCCAACGTCTCGCACGAGCTGCGCACGCCGCTGACAGTGCTCGCCGGCTTCCTGGAGACGCTGCGCGAGCTGCCGGCCGAGGCGCTGCCCGCCGAACAGCGCGACCAGTACATGGCCATGATGCACGAGCAGGCGCGGCGCATGCAGGCCATCGTGGAAGACCTGCTGACCCTGTCCACGCTCGAATCCTCGCCCGAGGCCGACCCGCTGGCCGTCGATGTCGGCGCGCTGCTGCGCACTGCCCGCCAGCAGGTCGAGGCGCTGTCGAACGGCCGGCATGTGTTCGAGTGGCAGATCGAGGAGGGGCTGGATGTGCTGGGCAGCGGCACCGAGCTGGCTTCGGCCCTGTCCAACCTGCTGACCAACGCGGTGCGCTACACCCCCGACGGCGGGCGCATCATCGTGCGCTGGCGGCGCGGCGCCGACGGCGAGGCGCTCTACAGCGTGCAGGACACCGGCATCGGCATTCCGGCGCGCCACCTGCCGCGCCTGACCGAGCGCTTCTACCGGGTCGACCGGGGCCGCTCGCGCGCGGCCGGCGGCACCGGCCTGGGCCTGGCCATCACCAAGCACATCGCCATGCGCCACGACGCCGACCTGCTGATCGACAGCGAGCTCGGCAAGGGCAGCACCTTCACGCTGCGCTTTCCCGCCGAGCGCGTGACCGGCGAAGATCCGGACCGCTGA
- the ubiE gene encoding bifunctional demethylmenaquinone methyltransferase/2-methoxy-6-polyprenyl-1,4-benzoquinol methylase UbiE, with product MQTPHSQPESAPQGEQSTHFGFQSVPEADKARKVAEVFHSVASRYDVMNDLMSAGLHRVWKAFTIGRAAVRPGMKVLDIAGGTGDLARAFAKRAGPSGEVWLTDINESMLRVGRDRLTDSGLLVPTAVCDAERLPFPSQYFDRVSVAFGLRNMTHKDRALAEMTRVLKPGGKLLVLEFSRVAKPLAPAYDWYSFNVLPWMGKKVANDEASYRYLAESIRMHPDQETLAGMLRDAGLDRVQYFNLTAGVAALHEGVRLG from the coding sequence ATGCAAACTCCTCATTCCCAGCCCGAATCGGCGCCGCAGGGCGAGCAATCCACGCATTTCGGCTTCCAGTCCGTGCCCGAAGCCGACAAGGCCCGCAAGGTCGCCGAGGTCTTCCATTCGGTCGCCTCGCGCTACGACGTCATGAACGATCTCATGTCGGCCGGCCTGCACCGCGTCTGGAAGGCTTTCACGATCGGGCGCGCCGCGGTCCGGCCGGGCATGAAGGTGCTGGACATCGCCGGCGGCACGGGCGACCTGGCGCGCGCCTTCGCCAAGCGCGCCGGCCCCAGCGGCGAAGTGTGGCTGACCGATATCAACGAATCCATGCTGCGCGTCGGCCGCGATCGCCTGACCGACAGCGGCCTGCTGGTGCCCACCGCGGTCTGCGACGCCGAGCGCCTGCCGTTCCCGTCGCAGTATTTCGACCGCGTCAGCGTGGCCTTCGGCCTGCGCAACATGACCCACAAGGACCGCGCCCTGGCCGAAATGACCCGCGTGCTCAAGCCGGGCGGCAAGCTGCTGGTGCTGGAATTCTCGCGCGTGGCCAAGCCGCTGGCGCCGGCCTACGACTGGTATTCCTTCAATGTGCTGCCCTGGATGGGCAAGAAGGTCGCCAACGACGAGGCCAGCTACCGTTACCTGGCCGAATCGATCCGCATGCACCCCGACCAGGAAACCCTGGCCGGCATGTTGCGCGACGCCGGCCTGGACCGCGTCCAGTACTTCAATCTGACCGCCGGCGTGGCGGCCCTGCACGAAGGCGTGCGGCTGGGCTGA